The Anas platyrhynchos isolate ZD024472 breed Pekin duck chromosome 1, IASCAAS_PekinDuck_T2T, whole genome shotgun sequence genomic sequence TTGCTTTTCCATCCTGCCACTGCTTTATGTGACTATTCAGCCACTGTGTAACTGATATACCATGGGTCAAAGCCTCCACGTTCACCTGCTGGTAGGTGAGCCCCAGGGCCACTGCCAGTTCCCGGATCTGATGGGGGCTGAGGTACTTCTGGGCCTGGAACCGCTGGTGCAGGGTTTGCAGCTGCTCCTCGGAGAAGGCTGTGCGGCTCTTGCCCTTCTTGACTGTCCCCATGAcatcttctctgcctttctgaGGCTTAGCAGTAGGTTGTGGGGATGAGGATGCTGAATGTGGACTGGTGGCTGAGTCTGGCATGAACTGGCTGAAATTCCCAGAACTGGAGGAAGCCGGAGAAATttctagaaataaaaagagagtgGCAGAAGGTATATAAGACATAATGTACAGCTGAACGGATATGAGCGCACTCCCTACGTGTTATGGCATGAGATCAGCACTCCTTGTCTACCTGAAAGAAGCCTGCTTCAGGCAAAGGTCTGTGTCACACATCTACCTTCATGGATCTGTGAGAACAGAGAAGCCTACTGACAGTGAGCAGTTTTCCAGCTCAGACTTCCAGGATTTCCACAGTTCCCTTTCATCAGGTGAAAAAGCCAGGGCACAGAAGAGAGAATGCTGCACATTGGCTCACAGTGTAATTATTCTCCTTCAAAAGGCCCCAGTAATTTTTCAGATTCAGGTGGTTTAAAGAAGTCTAGTCATGACTGTACATAGAGATTTGGGTTGGTAACTGGCCTCCCCAAAACTGTCTGCCCAGGAATCTCACAGCACTTGATAGGCAAAGAAATCTCCATTCCCAGGGTGTATGTTGGGGCAGAACAGTCAATGCTTACAGCGAGGGGGGGTTTACAGGTGGAGAGTATCAGAGCCAGACCTTGGATATTATATCACTCCAGTGACTCCCACTGACAGGCTGTCTCAGTGCTGGAAacaaatgtgcagatgaagaTATTTGGGAAGCCTTATGCCAAGAACAAAGGAGAGAGATTTGACACAGAGATGGGgtaggagaaaggaaaagtgaGCATGTGAGACAGGGGAGAAGACTCAGAAACCCTgtactggggacactggggacaaaATTCAAAAGTGCGGAGGAAGCTGTCTCAGCCCCTTCTCATTTGTCCTGTTAAAAGTCCTAAGGGGGTCTCTGCTGAAGGACAAAGCTAAGATAAAGATCTAAAGGAAAAACTTCCTAAACAAGCTGGGCCACTTTTCTAGACAAAAGCTTCCAAGATGCAAAGTCATTCAGGCTGCCTGAATAGGAAAATGTTAACAAGAGAGATTACCCCCAGCATCTTTCTGTCAGGTGCCTGGTTGCTGAGGCCTGTGACAGGCTGAGATCTTCTCAAGACAATCCTGACTGTCTGTGAGGCCAGTCTTCCCCCTTCCCATACCTGCAAGGATAAATCTGTCcatttctccttcctccagcaACTCCTCTACAAACCCTTCTGCATACCCCATGCCCTCTCTTCCTACTGACATTTCTGGAGAGAGGAGCTGCAGTGAATGTGCAGTGCAATTTTCAGTGCACAGCCTCTCTCCAGTAGCTCCCGATCTCCTTCCTAGCCATCTTGAGAGCTGTAACTTTGAATCCCATTGAGacatcctcctcatcctcctgaaCACACATCTCAACCCAATCACTGATTACCTTCCTGAGGAATGGGCTCCTTGGCCTAAGCTGAGGTGTTACTAAGCAACACTAAAAATTTTCTGGGCTTCAGAAGGGAGGGCCATGTCTGTGGTATCTTTTCCCTTGATGCTCTCCTGGCAGAGACACAAGCTGTCCTCCCAGGGCCTGCCATTCCACAAACAGGCGTGGAacagacacaaacacaaaaacttaAGACAGGCACAACTTCCACAAGCCCTTGACTTTTATGTAGGCCTTCACTCCCCCAGCTGGCCTCtctctgaagaaagaaagaacactcACTGAAGGAGAGTGTTTGAACTCACTGAAGGAGAGTGTTTGAACCCAAGTAGCCACTAGCACCTCTGCCCAAGGCTGTAGCTCTCCATGGCATCTGACAGCTCGAAACACGCACTCTGAAAACTCACTCTTCTCTCTCACCCATTGCAAGAGTGTTACCCTGCTGACCACACAGTGAGGCTGCGTGAAGATCTGATTTTATCAGACTTTTATCAGCCATTGTGTTGCCACTCACCAGGGTGGGGAAGGAACAGAAAGCATAGAAAATGTCACTGAGGTGGAGAGAGGCTGGAACTTTTTTCAGAGAGGTAGAGACAAAGAGACAAGAGCACAGAAAGGTGAGGGGAATAGAGAGAGGAAAATgacaaactgaaagaaatggagAGGGACAATATTTGGTGTGAAGGGAGCAGATTTCCTGGCACAGTGATTCAGATCATAACTTGCCAAAGAACAAGTTTAATGAGCACACAAAGGGCGCAAGGAGTTTGTAAGAGGCCAGGGGACTCTCTAAACACAGCTACCTTTGGGATGTGTTGCTCCAAAGCACATGACAGCATTTGCCTAAAAAGAGGCCCAGATATTCCTTCCCTGATAGCCACAAATTCCACGACAACATGCCTTTGCACTGTCTTAGCCCGGAGCACAGAACTGCCTGTACCTGAAGTCCCTGGTGAGATTTAGGAAACCAGTTCACAGGCACCACTGAAACGCACTGTGTAGAGGTGAAGTGACAGCCAAAGGCCATCCTTCTCACCTGCCACATGGATTTTTGCCCAGCTCACATATAAGAAATCCaaggcaaggagaaaaaaaaaaaaaaaaaaaagatctgctcAAAGTGGTTACGCAAGTGGCTGAAGTGGGGCCACAGGTACCCTGACAGAAGCATCTTACCTGTTGTCTGCCTGTGCTGTCCTGCCTCTGGAGATGGACTGgcactggctgctgctgctggcccggCCGAGACGGGGACATGTCCTGTGTCCcctgctgagctccagcagaACTCCAGGTACCCCATGCCGGACCCGCCGGGGTAAGCCTGGTAGGGGGGCAGAGCCAGCTGAGCACACATGGGGGGGCAGGTGGAGGGGTGGTTCCCCTGCCTCCCAAGAGATGCCACCTCCGCTTAGGGGGCAGGTGTCACCGGCAAGCTGCGGTAGCCCCGAAGTATAGACAGGCAGATGCCTTTATAGCTCGCTGTCCCCTGCCTGGGACTGCAATATCTATCATCGTCGGCTTCTCGAGGCTCTTTGTCATGCTAAAGAGGGCTGATTGGTGGGGTGGGGACAGAAcaaggcagagggagggggaggagggggcacACATGGCATCAGGGCTAAAATATGTCCCCTATGAATTCTTCCCATTCTGCAGGTCCCTCAGTCACACCTGAGCAGGTCTGTGATCCAGAGCCCCAGAAAACCCCATCCTGTTTGGTTCTTTGGGATCAGCTTAAACCGTCCCATCACAAAATAATGCCATGAGGGTGGATGTCCTGTGGAAGAGAGCTGCTCACTACACTGGAAGAACAAACTCATCTCCACTGCAAGGAAGTGGATGGAAGGTGGATCTGGTGCTGGTCTGCAGTGCAAACCCAAGCCCAGGTTACAGTTTATGTGGGGGGGGGTCTGAGACCTTTGCTTTGGAGCTCACGCCACACTGGCATCCCCACAAGACACCCACACCCACAATGCCTCCTGACCTAAGCAGCACTTCCCAGACTCTCAGTGTAAGAGGCTCAGGGGTACAatcagaagatattttttcacaATTATACGCAGGTAAGGAAAGGTTTAATACAGGTGAGGTCCACGGCTAACAGATTTGCTCCTCCATGGCCCTTCAAAGGCACATCCTTTTGGTTGCATAGTATTGTCTGTGGCCTTTGTCAGGCTGCCCCAGACTGGTTGGAGTAAAGATGAAGTGGGTTCTCTAAGGCAGTGTTAGCGGTTTGCTGACACATGGCTGATCCAAGGAAGACAGGCACCTGCAAAACTGTTCATTAAATAACTAGAGGTAATTGAGTGAGCCACAGAAGACAGCAATGGGATAgtgggctgctctgctctgtgggcTTGCTCCAGTCCTTCACCCTCCATATGTTTTGGTCTACCTAAGCTTAGGAAGATTTGACTAGTTTCATTTCAAGCTACACTGGAATTCTTTAGCTAATGTCTGTATTTCTCAATGCACAGACAGAAATTCTGGAGttaattcaaatatttcttgCTGGAATCAGCCCTGCCTTGGCATAGGGACATGTGCATGCCTGGCTTCAGCTCAGAGCTGAGGGTGCAGTTCCACAGCAGTGTAAAATGATTTAAACCCGGAAAACCCCTATTTGCCCTAACACTTTGTTGCTCCACAGATGTTTTTTGCTGCCTTCTTCCCGAGCCTGTGCTAGCAACCAGTACCTGCCCAACAGGCCAGAGAGGGGAACCTGCTTGCTGTGACAGTGTTCAAGTATCAGCAGGGAGAAGAGACAGACAAACAGGGATGAGCAAAACATAAGTAAATGCAAGTTAGATTAGTTTAAAGGAATATAAAGCATCACTTCTACCAGCATTTCTGCCACTGCTCTATGTCTCTTGACAGATTACTATCCCAGCTCCCGTGTCTGTACAGCAGGGGTAAATAAAGAGCATTCTTCCCAGAATGGGAAGCTAAAAATTTCTGCAGGACTGGCCTACGAGTGAGCTTAAAAATCAAAGCAGCTGCTTGTGAAACATCACGGACAGATCATTCAACACACTTGCCACATCACTGAATATTTCTGCTGCCTTGAGaccatttcttttcccatgagGTGCAGACTGGGGGGAACTGAGTAGAGGCCTGACTAGGTTCTCTTTTCTCTTGACATTCAGgattgtattttctgttttctgaagcacTATCTTCTGTGCTTACAAACCACAGGATCTAACTTCCCTCCACACAAGAAATGCAGTTACAAGTATGAAGTATGTTTGGAAAAAATGAAGTCCAAAAGGACTTTTGAACACTTCTGCCCCTACAAAATCCCAAGAACATACTGAATATGTCAGTTACACTGCAGCAGCCTCTACATCATGGTTTTGGTTCATGCCTCACATCTGAATCACTCCATGTTTCAGAGCAGCAGTGCCGTAAGATCTCAAGTCACCATGCCTCATATCTAGCTACCTAAGCAAAGGGAGGGACACCGATGAGCTTGGGACCCCACTGGGCAGCTCCAGTGCCAGACCCTCAAGGAGAATGAAGCACTCCTATTCATGTCTGGCCTATTACAGTATCTTGGTGTTCAAGTTTGGTGCAgctagaaaatgaaaacaagttaGCAAACCTGGAGGATATCAACATATCTACTAAGATTTAATTTGACATTTTGACAGAAAACTTGGCAAATAACTGTGGCTTCACAGTATCTGTTGGGATGCTGGCTGAGTACTTCTCACTTGCTCTTGATTTCAGCTACTTTTCAAGGTGTCTGGGAACCTTCTCGCAAAGTGCCCAGAGGCCATAATAAATTATCACAGTCAGCTGCACTACAAAGTCCCACTGCATAGAAGCCATGGGAGGAAGACACACTGCTCCTAGGAGCAGAGACACCCACAAGACTGGACCAGTGAgtcacttccctggggagtggGAGTGGGACTGGGACTGAGGCACAGAGGAGATGAACAAACCTCCAGGCTTCATTCCCATGGTTTCAGCACAGCACCACCATTCACAGAGCAGCTTATCTCCTCCATGCAGCACGTGGATCAGCTCACTGAAACCAACAGTGAGTGCAGCTAACAAGGCGGATGTGGTCTGGCCTCAAACTGAGCCAGGCTCTGGTCTGTTTGGTGCTATTCCAGACTAGGCCCAGCTACTTACTAATTTCCCATAATGACCTCCATGAGGTCTGCCCCTCCCAGGCTTGTGCTTTTGGCTCAGAGGACTTTATAgtatccaaaaaataaaaacttttcctgtttttctgttccATGAAACTGAAAGCACACTCTTATAAGAAGAAGCTAAATTCTTCACAAGTGTGTTAGTAACATGATTTTTCATCAACAGCTAActtctctgctttctgtgaGATGGAACTCAAGTCTGCAGCAGTCATAGCAAATGGAACAGGAGCGTGTAAATCACAAGCTTTCCTCAATAAAGGCAGTGAGGAAGAAAGACTAGTAGTTAGACTGtgaggaaagacaaaaagagaagtCCTTACTCTCTGCCCCCATGCACTCCAAGGTCTGCCTGTAGCTCACACTGGCCTGAGACAGCCACAAACTAGTGAATGCATGTGCTACTGACAGTGTAACTCCAGTGACATGGAAGGCAGGACAGGCTGCAAAAACCACCTTGAACACTGGGCTGGGATGCTGACCATAATTCAGGACATGCACAAGTAGAGCAGAAGATGGAGAGCATGCTcatggaaatgttttctttaactgGCACTGAGCACATGTGTGGAACCTGGAAGTTCACACTGACAGCAACCTGACCAGACTCAGGTGTTCAGTAGCAGCTTGAGTCCTCATGCCTCACCTCTTGGTGCAGCTCTGGCACCAAGTCAGCTTTGAAAACATATGCTTTTCAATCTTTGAACACATTAAATGTGGTTTTGGTTAAGTATTCAAAGAAAGATAGCACTGTTGCTTTAAGAAAAGGCTTTGACCGTCTTGTTTTAtagtattttttctgtctttgatgcTTTAAACAAATGCCCTTCTTTGTTTTAAGATTTGCAGGGATTTTGTGATTAATGTTGATGCTAATGGCTTAATCTAAATAaaatttttgaaagcaaaaagttGAAACACTAATACATTTTGAATGattgaaagcaaagaaatgaaaacattcccACATCACAGCATTCCCATCCCGTCCCATTGCTAACCATTTAGTTCAGCATGTTAATTGTAACTTCCTCTTGAATTTACTTCTCTTAAAGCaccatatattttttcattgacTTTTCATTTTTGGTGATTGAATGTTTCCTAActtttaatttgctttgtaTGTGACTGTGCTGGAATCTAGTCATATCCATTTTTAGGCAGTTTTCACAAGGGCCTTGTCctcttttaaaattctattaATGAGCCTACATCAGAAGAGgagtttttctttccccctaCCACATAGTGTTTTACTGTATTAACAATAAGCAGTGGGAagaaaaatggattaaaaaaaaaaaaaaaagtaaatcataAGCACATACTCAGAATCATTTACattagaaaagaccttcaagatcatcaagtccaacatgctactgtttttgtttgcttgtttgtgtgtCATGCTGGGGCAAGACATTCTGAAAGAGCTAAATATATTCCCAGAGAGGGTATGTGGTGAAGTTTCAATTAGGTAATCAAAAAGGACAAGAAGCCTTTCCCTCTTCTCTAGGTTATTCTGAACCTAGAGCTAAACTGGGTCAGAGCTGGCACCTCATTTTACATAGAAGCCATCCAGAGCCACAGAAAAGTAAGTTAAAAACTCTCAGTGCTGAGGGATCTAAAGGGACCTCTTGTACCACCAACCTACCAAAGACTGGGTGAGCAGCTAGGACATCTgtacattttaaattacattctTTACATTTCCTATCTGCTTTCTATCTGTCCTCTtgtaaatgcaatttaaaaaccAACTTCCCATGTTCAGTGTGTTTTGTtcatgaagaaagaaaacactccATAGAGGTCCTACCTCTTAAATTATAACAAATAATGTCTgttatgtataatatatatactataaagaaaaataaataaaataaaataaaataaaataaaataaaataaaataataaaataaaataaaataaaataataaaataaaataaaataaaataaaaacttgttttGCTGAACAAAGTTTTTCAGTAAAATTGGTGAAAGTTGAAAGTTAAAACCATACCAAAAAGTGTGCTGCACAAATACATCCTTCTTTTTAAATCCACTTCCCCAAAAACCACTCCCctgcttttccctctttttcaaTCTACCCAGTTAACTAAAATTAAGGTACACAAAATGAATGGGCTTAGTTTCCAATAAAGTCGTTTAGGGTAAGCTGTTGGTCATCATAATATGATGGATTTTTCTTATCCATATATCTTCCCTGAAATCCTTCACACAGTGAGGCCCTCCAACCAAAGCAAAATCTGACTCTGAAGccaagaaaaaagtgaaattgtAAGAAAAGAACTCTGCAAATGTTGCCAGCACTCCCACAGCTTCCTGGATCTCACCTTTAGGCTTTTACTTCTTGAACTGCTAAAAAATTTGTGATGAAAGTAGGCTGAAGAGAAGGCCCTGGATAGTGTCACCATGTCTGCTAGTTAGCCTCATTCCAACATCTCTTGAAAAGTAGGGGGTGATTTCCCTGCTCTCACTCATACTTAACAAGGCTTTTTCTGTCCACATTCTGTGGACATCAGACATGATGTTTAAAACACATCCATGGCTACTGGCCAAAGAAATTTTTCTGACTATATGGCTATGAGCTTATGGGCAGCGTGAGGTAACAACAAATTCTCAGCCAGCCTAATGCTGCTCCGTGTTTTCCAGTTCCAAGAGTGCCTGTTCATACCATATATCCTCTAGCAGCAGAAAGTGGTGCAAGTGCCCAGCATCAGAAATGAAAGGTGCCCTTTCCTTCTTTGTTGTTCTTCCTTTCCCAGTTCAGAGTGTGTTTAGATTTTCAAGTTTGCACACCAAGTAAAAACAAGTTTATGGCCTAGGTCCACCATGACTAAATCCCCTAGAAACAAAATGAATCTTGACTATCATTAATGCTATCTCtcatatattttcttcctaaaaattaagaattaagGGAATGaggaattgtcttttttttttcccagtactttagctgttttcccttctctttatCAAATGTTATGAAGATTTTTAATGGTGATTATTGCCATGGCACCAAGCTGCCTGAGATCTTGAAATCTCAAATCATTCTTAACTGTTTAATGTAGTAAAAAACGCACACATTACAAAACCCTCTCCTGCCGTTGGAATTCGCACTTGGTCCTAGGCAGATGTGGTCTCTGTGTGATTACACCCCTACACCTGTTCCTAGGCAATTCAGCCAAAGAACTCCCACCTAAGCCCAGTTTGCAAGACTCTGGGTCTACACAGACATTCTTCCAGCTCAGATGTCAATGCCTTGGAACCCCTCCCATTCATCCACTGATCTGATTCATATTAGGCTTTTAATTTAGGCTATATCCTAGGCTTTAGACCTAGACTAGGCTATGTTAGGCTAGTTTCATGCTAGGCTTTCAGTGCCCTTTTCATGGTAGTCATCCATCATGCTTCGTGATTAGTGGATCAGCAAGTACTCATAAATTCCTAAATATCTTGTGAGCAAAAAGCATGCAAGTAGTGATGAGTCAATAGGGGACTCTGTGCACAGAAcaaggcaggaggaagaggaaactATGTTGGGACACCTCTGCAAGGGATTAAATTACAGGGGGAGCAGGTGATGGATTTTGGCAGGTGGAAGAAAGTTAGAGCTTTCTCAATTACATTAAACGCAGATGAAGACTCTCTTAAGGGACTAATAAGCACTGGAACATCTAACCTCACAGACTCTTCTGACATATCTAGGAGTGGGAGAAGAATGCAGCCTGCTCCTTTTCCAGTTACCAGCTCTGGTATCTGGGATTCCACCAGCCCAAATGTGCCAGGAATTAACTCTCCCCAGACAAACAGAGATAACATAGCAAAGCTCTGATCAAGGGACTGATATCAAAGAAACAAATCACTCAGCCCCAGGGTTGAATCATCAAGGCAGTTTATTCcaaccttttcttctcctttcaagCATCAGGTTCAATTACAGCAACAACAGCACAAAAGGCTGCGTCATTCTAGGTGCTGCTGAGACAGGGAAAACACAACCAGGAGGAATGGAATTCACAGGTGATACAAGGCTGGGAGGGTGTCGCAAATACcacagagaacaaagaaataatgTAAAAGGAACCTATcttgcttgagcagggaggAAGAAGCAAAAAATGAGAGCTAGTCATGCACCTGGGGAGAAAGAATCCCAAAGGTAAGTAAATATCAAAGGGAGATATGTAGGAAGCacagcatgaaagaaaaaaaaaaaaaaaagagagagagagagagagaagcagaagagaTGCATGTTTACTAGCTGAGGTATACCCAATTCAAGCAACAGCTTGACTTTTGCAGGCATGCAAGCACTTGACAAAGATCCATATCATCTCATTTTCAtggatggggaaactgaggcaacATACAGGCTCAGTAAAGGGCCTGTTGTTGTGCAGCACTGGCCACACCTTGGCTAGGCAGAAACATCAGGTTGTCAATGCAGAAAACTAGTTTTAG encodes the following:
- the LOC101791705 gene encoding homeobox protein NANOG (The RefSeq protein has 6 substitutions compared to this genomic sequence), which produces MCAQLALPPYQAYPGGSGMGYLEFCWSSAGDTGHVPVSAGPAAAASASPSPEAGQHRQTTEISPASSGSGNFSQFMPDSATSPHSASSSPQPTAKPQKGREDVMGTVKKGKSRTAFSEEQLQTLHRRFQAQKYLSPHQIRELAVALGLTYQQVKTWFQNRRMKLKRCQKHILWTARAQCLTQNSFQPSTYLDMHPKFHQGYPINAASNIQTVSSPRQHYGAGQNAYATVTSEDGGVFGKGGGTCSVQQTVGFIAQHKVDFYHSCPGSVEYPGTKTGDGCNFHHSAPMGASFPTTAGYHLYHS